From the Arvicola amphibius chromosome 2, mArvAmp1.2, whole genome shotgun sequence genome, one window contains:
- the Tatdn2 gene encoding putative deoxyribonuclease TATDN2: MASERRKVKYHWGSTSEGCPSKRSRPREPGHVAPSSRSVRSCASRPRGASSPQRLKARRGNDVARTSRSSGRRRTSSSSSSSSLSSGSGAGGATSPGFLIATTRRFLTSGRSPLHPAHSSLDEMASLRKESCNVKDDSKDSSCRSVNSEFATEAEGQSDAVEEPNKFQKRRKDRLRDQGSTVIYLKAIQGILGKSMPKRKGEAATARGKASLGEYPSREGPIRNVEGPARNVEGPARSREGPLVRSGEGLARSNEGPARSNEGPARSNEGPARSVEGPVKSRKELVKSVERPGGKVTVIVPQKEESPTKVTVEKEEPVQDRSSFSNRRVIIDSVKKISEEPLGDRRTVIDKPSPPLEFFDNSDSHADTQKHTDREVVIEHPSSGSDWSDVDELATVRFSQEEPVLLKYSAVPESSSFPTDYVMYPPHLYSSPWCDYASYWTSSHKIPGYPLVGSSSHDSAQAGKSSQDHLSVHSSKSTVSTQSISKDLDLAQEGRSQNSHSLQFSRSTEREKEEVKGKRTFREETPPRHTREHTSSSLPRSHREMSLEEGFIDTHCHLDMLYSKLSFKGTFTKFRKIYSSSFPKEFQGCISDFCDPRTLTDGLWEELLKEDLVWGAFGCHPHFARYYNENQERKLLHALRHPKAVAFGEMGLDYSHKCTTPVPEQHQVLPL, translated from the exons ATGGCGTCGGAGCGGCGCAAGGTCAAGTACCACTGGGGCAGTACGTCGGAAGGGTGTCCCAGCAAGCGCAGCCGCCCCCGGGAGCCCGGCCATGTGGCCCCCTCCAGTCGGTCCGTTCGTAGCTGTGCGTCGCGTCCTCGAGGGGCCAGCAGTCCCCAGCGTCTGAAAGCCCGGCGGGGGAACGATGTGGCCCGCACGTCCCGGAGCTCAGGCCGCCGCcgcacctcctcttcctcttcgtcGTCCTCTCTCTCCTCGGGCTCAGGTGCAGGCGGAGCCACCTCCCCTGGTTTCCTGATTGCGACCACTCGCAGGTTCCTTACGTCCGGGAGGTCCCCTCTGCACCCCGCCCACTCCTCCCTAGACGAGATGGCTTCTCTCCGGAAGGAATCGTGTAACGTTAAG GATGATTCTAAAGACAGTTCTTGTCGCTCTGTGAACTCTGAATTTGCAACCGAAGCTGAGGGTCAGAGTGATGCTGTGGAGGAACCTAACAAGTtccagaaaaggaggaaggacaggctTCGAGACCAGGGCTCAACAGTGATCTATCTGAAGGCCATCCAGGGCATCCTGGGGAAGTCAATGcccaagaggaagggagaggctgcCACTGCTCGGGGGAAGGCAAGCTTGGGAGAATATCCAAGCCGGGAAGGACCAATCAGGAATGTGGAAGGACCAGCCAGGAATGTGGAAGGACCAGCCAGGAGCAGGGAAGGACCTTTGGTCAGGAGTGGGGAAGGACTGGCCAGGAGCAATGAAGGACCCGCCAGGAGCAATGAAGGACCCGCCAGGAGCAATGAAGGACCCGCCAGGAGTGTGGAAGGACCAGTCAAGAGCCGGAAAGAACTGGTTAAGAGTGTTGAAAGACCAGGAGGAAAGGTTACAGTCATAGTACCTCAGAAGGAAGAGTCACCTACAAAGGTCACGGTGGAGAAGGAAGAGCCTGTGCAGGACAGGAGTAGCTTCTCTAACAGAAGAGTGATTATAGACTCTGTGAAGAAAATTAGTGAGGAGCCGCTTGGTGACCGCAGGACAGTCATTGACAAACCCTCTCCACCCCTAGAATTTTTTGATAACTCTGATTCTCATGCAGATACTCAAAAG cacacagacagagaggtgGTGATTGAGCATCCCTCTTCAGGGAGTGACTGGTCAGATGTGGATGAGCTGGCCACTGTGAGGTTCTCCCAAGAGGAACCTGTCTTGCTGAAATACTCAGCAGTTCCAGaatcttcttccttccccactgACTATGTTATGTATCCTCCTCATCTGTATAGTAGCCCGTGGTGTGACTATGCCAGCTACTGGACTAGCAGCCATAAAATTCCTGGTTATCCATTGGTGGGATCCAGCAGCCATGACTCAGCACAggctgggaagagcagccaggaccACCTGAGTGTTCATTCCTCCAAGTCCACAGTGAGCACCCAGAGCATCTCCAAAGACCTGGACCTTGCCCAGGAAGGCAGGTCCCAGAATTCCCATTCACTTCAATTCTCCAGAAGCACAGAgcgggagaaggaggaggtgaagGGGAAAAGGACATTCCGAGAGGAGACACCACCTCGCCACACCAGAGAACATACATCCAGCTCCTTGCCAAGGAGCCACCGGGAGATGAGCCTGGAAGAGGGCTTCATCGATACCCACTGTCACCTGGACATGCTTTACTCCAAGCTGTCTTTCAAGGGGACCTTTACGAAGTTCAGAAAGATTTATAGCAGCTCCTTCCCTAAGGAGTTTCAAGGCTGCATCTCTGACTTCTGTGATCCAAGGACACTGACTGATGGCCTGTGGGAGGAACTCCTGAAAGAAGATCTGGTTTGGGGGGCCTTTGGCTGTCACCCTCATTTTGCACGCTACTATAATGAGAATCAAGAAAGAAAGCTTTTGCATGCTTTACGGCACCCCAAGGCTGTAGCATTTGGAGAGATGGGCCTAGACTACTCTCACAAGTGCACCACACCAGTTCCTGAGCAGCACCAGGTACTGCCtctctag